The Sulfitobacter indolifex genome contains the following window.
CCTGCCGCGCACCAATTTCGCCGCACAAGAGACCTGCCGGACCATCGTGGAAACCGAAGTGCTCCGCATGGGCTATTACATCTACGGCTGGCGCCATGTGCCGGTTGATATCTCGGTGCTGGGCGACAAGGCCAACGCAACCCGGCCTGAGATTGAGCAGATCCTGATCTCCAACGCCAAGGGCGTCGACGAAGAGACATTCGAGCGTGAGCTGTATGTGATCCGCCGCCGGATTGAGAAAGCCGCCATCGCCGCGCAGGTGCCGCAGATGTACATCGCCTCGATGTCCTGCCGCAGCATCATCTACAAGGGGATGATGCTGGCCGAGCAGGTGGCCGAGTTTTATCCCGACCTGAAGGATGACCAGTTCATCAGTGCCTTCGCGATCTACCACCAGCGCTATTCCACTAACACCTTCCCGCAGTGGTGGCTGGCGCAGCCCTTCCGCATGTTGGCCCATAACGGCGAGATCAACACGCTCAAGGGCAACATGAACTGGATGAAGAGCCACGAGATTCGCATGGCCTCCGCCACCTTCGGGGACATGGCCGAAGACATCAAACCAATCGTCGCCGCCGGGTCGAGCGACTCTGCTGCGTTGGATTCGGTGTTTGAAGTGCTGGTCCGCGCAGGCCGTTCTGCGCCGATGGCCAAGACGATGCTGGTGCCGGAGTCGTGGTCGAAGCAGGCCGTGGAATTGCCGCAGGCATGGCGCGACATGTACTCCTACTGCAACTCCGTCATGGAGCCATGGGACGGTCCCGCTGCGCTCGCGATGACCGATGGTCGCTGGGTTTGCGCCGGGCTTGACCGCAACGGCTTGCGCCCGATGCGCTATGTGGTGACATCCGATGGCATGCTGATCGCTGGCTCAGAAGCCGGGATGGTGCCGCTGGATGAGGCCCGCGTGGTGCGCAAAGGCGCGCTTGGCCCCGGCCAGATCATCGCGGTCGATATGGATGAGGGTAAGCTCTTCCACGACACTGAGATCAAAGACAAATTGGCGGCCAACCAGCCCTTTGGCGAATGGGTCGGCAAGATCACCGAGATGGACGATGTCCTTGCTGGCGTCACCGAGAAGCCGCTGTTTGAGGGGGCCGAACTGCGCCGCCGTCAGGTGGCCGCGGGCTATACCATTGAAGAGCTTGAGCAGATCCTCGCCCCCATGGCCGAGGACGGGAAAGAAACGCTGGCCTCGATGGGCGATGACACGCCATCGGCTGTCCTCAGCGGTCAATACCGCCCGCTGAGCCACTTCTTCCGCCAGAACTTTAGCCAGGTCACCAACCCGCCGATCGATAGTCTGCGCGAGTTCCGGGTGATGAGCCTCAAGACCCGCTTTGGCAATCTTAAGAACGTGCTGGACGAAGACAGCAGCCAGACCGAGATCCTCGTACTCGACAGCCCCTTTGTCGGTAATGCGCAGTTCGAAGAACTGTTGGCGCAGTTCAAGGTGCATACCGTCACTATCGACTGTACCTTTGAAGCGGGCAGCAGCAACCTCAGCGCCGGGCTGGCGCGCATTCGGGCCGAGGCGGAAGACGCCGTACGTTCCGGCGCGGGCCATCTGGTGCTGACGGATCAGTACAGTGGGGCCGACCGGGTCGCGATGCCGATGATCCTCGCCACCAGCGCGGTGCACAGCCACCTGGTGCGCAAAGGGTTGCGGACGTTTACCTCGCTCAACGTCCGGGCGGCAGAATGCGTCGATCCGCATTACTTTGCCGTTCTGGTGGGCTGTGGCGCGACCGTGGTAAACGCCTATCTGGCCGAGGATTCCTTGGCGGATCGGATCGGGCGTGGGCTGTTGGATATGACGCTGACGCAGGCGATCGGCAAATACCGTGAGGCGATTGACCAAGGCTTGCTCAAGATCATGGCGAAGATGGGGATCTCGGTGATCTCGTCCTACCGTGGTGGTCTGAACTTTGAGGCCGTGGGCCTGTCGCGCGCCATGTGTGCGGAATATTTCCCCGGCATGACCAGCCGCATCAGCGGCATTGGCGTGGTGGGTATCCAGCGCAAGGCTGAGGAAGTCCACGCGCGTGGCTGGCGGGCAGATGACGTCATCATGCCCATCGGCGGCTTCTACAAGCAGCGCAAGTCGGGTGAGAAACATGCATGGGAAGCCACCAGCATGCATATGCTGCAGATGGCCTGTAACAAGGCGTCTTATCAGATGTGGCAGCAGTACTCGAAGAAGATGCAGAGCAACCCGCCGATCCATCTGCGCGATCTCTTGGACATCAAACCACGGGGCAATCCTGTGCCGTTGGAAGAGGTCGAGAGCATCACCTCCATCCGCAAGCGCTTCGTGACGCCGGGGATGTCGCTGGGCGCGCTGTCCCCCGAGGCGCATAAGACGCTGAACGTGGCGATGAACCGCATTGGTGCCAAGTCTGACAGCGGTGAGGGCGGCG
Protein-coding sequences here:
- the gltB gene encoding glutamate synthase large subunit; its protein translation is MTKYDDAWVAREEAKRAMMAEKGMYSFEEEHSSCGVGLVVNINGEKTREVVLNGINALKAIWHRGAVDADGMTGDGAGIHVQIPVPFFYEQVRRTGHTPRENELIAVGQVFLPRTNFAAQETCRTIVETEVLRMGYYIYGWRHVPVDISVLGDKANATRPEIEQILISNAKGVDEETFERELYVIRRRIEKAAIAAQVPQMYIASMSCRSIIYKGMMLAEQVAEFYPDLKDDQFISAFAIYHQRYSTNTFPQWWLAQPFRMLAHNGEINTLKGNMNWMKSHEIRMASATFGDMAEDIKPIVAAGSSDSAALDSVFEVLVRAGRSAPMAKTMLVPESWSKQAVELPQAWRDMYSYCNSVMEPWDGPAALAMTDGRWVCAGLDRNGLRPMRYVVTSDGMLIAGSEAGMVPLDEARVVRKGALGPGQIIAVDMDEGKLFHDTEIKDKLAANQPFGEWVGKITEMDDVLAGVTEKPLFEGAELRRRQVAAGYTIEELEQILAPMAEDGKETLASMGDDTPSAVLSGQYRPLSHFFRQNFSQVTNPPIDSLREFRVMSLKTRFGNLKNVLDEDSSQTEILVLDSPFVGNAQFEELLAQFKVHTVTIDCTFEAGSSNLSAGLARIRAEAEDAVRSGAGHLVLTDQYSGADRVAMPMILATSAVHSHLVRKGLRTFTSLNVRAAECVDPHYFAVLVGCGATVVNAYLAEDSLADRIGRGLLDMTLTQAIGKYREAIDQGLLKIMAKMGISVISSYRGGLNFEAVGLSRAMCAEYFPGMTSRISGIGVVGIQRKAEEVHARGWRADDVIMPIGGFYKQRKSGEKHAWEATSMHMLQMACNKASYQMWQQYSKKMQSNPPIHLRDLLDIKPRGNPVPLEEVESITSIRKRFVTPGMSLGALSPEAHKTLNVAMNRIGAKSDSGEGGEDPAHFVPEANGDNPSAKIKQVASGRFGVTAEYLNQCEELEIKVAQGAKPGEGGQLPGMKVTDLIARLRHSTKGVTLISPPPHHDIYSIEDLAQLIYDLKQINPRCKVTVKLVASSGVGTIAAGVAKAKADIILISGHNGGTGASPATSIKYAGLPWEMGLTEAHQVLSMNNLRDRVTLRTDGGLRTGRDIVMAAMMGAEEYGIGTAALIAMGCIMVRQCQSNTCPVGVCTQDEALRGKFTGNADKVVNLITFYATEVREILASIGARSLDEVIGRADLLTQVSRGSAHLDDLDLNPLLITVDGAHENVYDRDKPRQVVLDTLDSQIVRDAARFLEDGEKMQLSYAVQNTHRTVGTRVSSHIVKRFGMRNSLQPDHLTVKLTGSAGQSLGAFAAPGLKLEVSGDANDYVGKGLSGGTIVVRPSMASPVVASENTIIGNTVLYGATAGYLFAAGRAGERFAVRNSGAHVVIEGCGSNGCEYMTGGVAVILGEIGANFAAGMTGGMAYLYDPDGLAPKLMNAETIVTCAVTVDHWLDQLHGLIERHVAETNSRKGADILQHWESEKHNFLQVCPKEMLVHLPAPLTVEETAVPAE